A single window of Drosophila suzukii chromosome 3, CBGP_Dsuzu_IsoJpt1.0, whole genome shotgun sequence DNA harbors:
- the LOC108014820 gene encoding seminase, producing the protein MQPSWVFVSSLLLLISAGKTEELDEELPPRIQPRIYDGKETSNGLFGGMAVQVFYRTKLICTGTLLTDFHFLSAAHCFDRTTLDGYHVVGGITKEFSGHNKNYKRNKLVAIRISPDFEREDFIGDVAVVKILFGLRSKYIGYAQVCKSPLYPSDIVTVAGWGYSGKNHAGSRNTLRTMRVNIVEKDVCEKELGRSLPKNVMCAGGYNGQTICQGDSGGPLMFRNQVCGISTWTYKCGNTFKPDIYMSVRYYAKFIIKAVRELGF; encoded by the coding sequence ATGCAACCAAGTTGGGTGTTCGTTTCTTCCCTACTTTTGCTAATCTCGGCCGGAAAAACCGAAGAATTAGATGAAGAACTACCGCCCAGGATCCAACCCAGAATCTACGATGGCAAGGAGACGAGCAACGGTCTCTTCGGTGGAATGGCTGTGCAGGTCTTCTATAGAACCAAGCTCATCTGCACGGGAACCCTTCTTACAGATTTCCACTTTCTATCGGCAGCCCATTGTTTTGATAGAACGACCCTGGATGGATACCACGTGGTCGGTGGAATTACGAAGGAGTTCAGTGGCCATAATAAAAACTACAAACGAAACAAGCTCGTTGCGATTCGAATTTCTCCGGACTTCGAGAGAGAGGACTTCATCGGCGATGTTGCAGTGGTCAAGATCCTATTTGGATTGAGAAGCAAGTACATTGGCTACGCCCAGGTCTGCAAATCCCCTTTATATCCCAGCGATATAGTCACCGTTGCCGGTTGGGGTTACAGTGGCAAGAACCATGCTGGATCTCGGAATACCTTGCGCACCATGCGGGTCAATATTGTGGAAAAAGATGTTTGCGAGAAAGAACTGGGTCGCTCACTTCCGAAGAATGTCATGTGTGCCGGTGGCTATAATGGCCAGACTATCTGCCAGGGCGACTCCGGCGGACCATTGATGTTCCGCAATCAAGTCTGTGGCATAAGCACGTGGACCTACAAATGCGGCAACACCTTTAAGCCCGACATCTACATGAGTGTTCGATATTATGCTAAATTCATCATCAAAGCTGTTCGGGAATTGGGATTTTAG